In Strigops habroptila isolate Jane chromosome 4, bStrHab1.2.pri, whole genome shotgun sequence, a single genomic region encodes these proteins:
- the E4F1 gene encoding transcription factor E4F1 isoform X1, which produces MEAAMATSAGPAGLTAGAAEEREAAAAAGSGAAGTPAAPAAFLSLPAPFSEEDEDDVHKCGRCQAEFTSLEEFVQHKLQKVCQRVPEALPAVPPGLGQDVQKRCLSQQVVPSVEESITVAHIVVEASSIAEEISNASAIVGSGHIKEVIVAGDHVFENPNGHTDGEVPEEAGNPDDPEQDISTELIKVKLLVNKEGRYVCELCQKTFKTASILKAHMITHSSRKDYECKLCGTSFRTKGSLIRHHRRHTDERPYKCKKCGKSFRESGALTRHLKSLTPCTEKIRFNMNKEIVVNKEDLPTGSSSSNPDTVSSIASESIESSPVIHLVTDAKGNVLHEVHVQMQELPVVDAKSLDQDQSHPEELPCEGEATSENLLREAMRNSGIVIERVAVEEMQKADTEPAVAAAPGLQNEVVEAEEEPCGEQCVEVEQAESTDAERTNGYKSYVCPHCNEAFSEATSLETHMKGHLDYKPFKCEECGKEFTKGYLLKKHQEVHVNERRFRCGECGKLYKTIAHVKGHRRVHSDERPYSCPKCGKRYKTKNAQQVHFRTHLEDKPYVCQFCSRGFREKGSLVRHIRHHTGEKPFKCYRCGRGFAEHGTLNRHLKTKGGCLLGLKEVEEVMVSEESQSADNLAATVISEDPHTVLVEFSSVVADTQEYIIETATEDMETSEATEIIEGTRHEVDSHIMKVVQQIVNQANSGHQIIVQNVTVAENSEVTTDAADTITIATPESLTEQVAMTLASAIGEGAVLTTEGGIETEEATVTMVASEDIEIMEHAGEFVIASQEAEVEVQTVIV; this is translated from the exons ATGAAGATGACGTGCACAAGTGCGGGCGCTGCCAGGCCGAGTTCACCTCCCTGGAAGAGTTCGTGCAGCACAAGCTGCAGAAGGTCTGTCAGAGGGTCCCCGAGGCTCTGCCTGCGGTGCCGCCGGGCCTCGGCCAGGACGTGCAGAAG CGTTGTCTGTCACAGCAGGTCGTTCCTTCTGTTGAGGAGTCGATAACTGTTGCTCATATAGTGGTTGAAGCATCTTCAATAGCAGAGGAAATCAGCAACGCCTCTGCTATAGTAG GTAGTGGGCACATCAAAGAAGTCATTGTTGCAGGAGACCACGTTTTTGAAAACCCAAATGGTCACACGGATGGGGAAGTCCCAGAAGAGGCAGGCAACCCTGACGACCCGGAGCAGGATATCTCCACGGAACTGATAAAGGTTAAGCTGCTGGTTAACAAAGAAGGGAGATATGTGTGTGAATTATGCcagaagacatttaaaaca GCCAGCATCCTCAAAGCTCACATGAtcacccacagcagcaggaaggactATGAATGCAAACTCTGTGGAACTTCCTTTAGGACAAAAGGGTCTCTGATCCGACACCATCGGCGTCACACTG ATGAAAGACCTTACAAATGCAAGAAATGTGGGAAGAGCTTCCGGGAATCGGGAGCTTTGACTCGGCACCTCAAATCTCTGACACCCTGCACTGAAAAGATTCGCTTCAACATGAACAAAGAAATAGTGGTCAATAAAGAGGATCTGCCAACag GATCCTCTAGTTCAAACCCAGACACTGTTTCCTCAATAGCGAGTGAGTCCATCGAGAGCTCACCCGTCATTCACCTGGTGACAGATGCAAAAGGCAACGTGCTTCATGAAGTCCACGTCCAAATGCAGGAGCTTCCTGTTGTAGATGCAAAATCCCTGGACCAAGAT CAGTCACATCCTGAGGAGCTGCCATGTGAGGGGGAAGCGACAAGTGAGAACCTGCTGAGGGAGGCCATGAGGAACTCGGGTATCGTGATAGAGCGAGTCGCTGTGGAGGAGATGCAGAAGGCAGACACAGAGCCTGCCGTGGCTGCTGCACCAGGGCTGCAGAATGAAGTGgtggaagcagaagaggagcCATGTGGGGAGCAGTGTGTTGAAGTAGAACAAGCAGAGTCT ACAGATGCAGAAAGAACAAATGGGTACAAAAGTTACGTTTGCCCTCACTGTAACGAAGCCTTCAGTGAAGCTACTTCCCTTGAAACACACATGAAAGGTCATTTAG ATTACAAGCCTTTCAAGTGTGAGGAGTGTGGCAAAGAGTTCACCAAGGGTTACTTGCTAAAGAAGCACCAAGAGGTGCACGTGAACGAGCGGCGTTTCCGCTGTGGAGAGTGTGGGAAGCTCTACAAGACCATTGCACATGTGAAGGGGCATCGACGAGTGCACTCTGATGAGAGGCCCTATTCCTGCCCCAAGTGTGGCAAGCGGTACAAGACAAAG AATGCCCAGCAGGTCCATTTCCGTACACACCTGGAGGACAAGCCCTACGTGTGCCAGTTCTGCAGCCGCGGCTTCCGGGAGAAGGGCTCGCTGGTGCGCCACATCCGCCACCACACCGGAGAGAAGCCTTTCAAGTGCTACCGGTGTGGGAGAGGCTTTGCAGAGCACGGCACCCTCAACAGGCACCTCAAAACCAAAG GTGGCTGCCTCCTTGGTTtgaaggaggtggaggaagtGATGGTGTCTGAGGAGAGCCAGTCTGCTGACAACTTGGCTGCCACGGTCATCTCTGAAGATCCTCACACGGTGCTGGTGGAGTTCTCTTCAGTGGTGGCAGACACTCAGGAGTACATCATCGAG actGCTACTGAAGACATGGAGACCAGTGAAGCTACTGAAATCATAGAGGGAACAAGACATGAG GTCGACAGCCACATTATGAAGGTCGTGCAGCAAATAGTGAATCAAGCAAACTCTGGTCACCAGATCATTGTGCAGAACGTCACCGTGGCAGAGAACTCTGAAGTAACCACTGATGCTGCAGACACCATCACCATCGCCACCCCCGAGAGCCTCACGGAGCAGGTGGCCATGACCCTGGCTTCTGCCATCGGAGAGGGAGCAGTGCTGACCACGGAGGGGGGCATCGAGACAGAAGAGGCGACGGTGACCATGGTGGCATCTGAGGACATTGAAATAATGGAACACGCAGGAGAGTTTGTGATTGCCTCGCAGGAGGCCGAGGTGGAAGTCCAGACTGTGATTGTGTGA
- the E4F1 gene encoding transcription factor E4F1 isoform X4 encodes MEAAMATSAGPAGLTAGAAEEREAAAAAGSGAAGTPAAPAAFLSLPAPFSEEDEDDVHKCGRCQAEFTSLEEFVQHKLQKVCQRVPEALPAVPPGLGQDVQKVVPSVEESITVAHIVVEASSIAEEISNASAIVGSGHIKEVIVAGDHVFENPNGHTDGEVPEEAGNPDDPEQDISTELIKVKLLVNKEGRYVCELCQKTFKTASILKAHMITHSSRKDYECKLCGTSFRTKGSLIRHHRRHTDERPYKCKKCGKSFRESGALTRHLKSLTPCTEKIRFNMNKEIVVNKEDLPTGSSSSNPDTVSSIASESIESSPVIHLVTDAKGNVLHEVHVQMQELPVVDAKSLDQDQSHPEELPCEGEATSENLLREAMRNSGIVIERVAVEEMQKADTEPAVAAAPGLQNEVVEAEEEPCGEQCVEVEQAESTDAERTNGYKSYVCPHCNEAFSEATSLETHMKGHLDYKPFKCEECGKEFTKGYLLKKHQEVHVNERRFRCGECGKLYKTIAHVKGHRRVHSDERPYSCPKCGKRYKTKNAQQVHFRTHLEDKPYVCQFCSRGFREKGSLVRHIRHHTGEKPFKCYRCGRGFAEHGTLNRHLKTKGGCLLGLKEVEEVMVSEESQSADNLAATVISEDPHTVLVEFSSVVADTQEYIIETATEDMETSEATEIIEGTRHEVDSHIMKVVQQIVNQANSGHQIIVQNVTVAENSEVTTDAADTITIATPESLTEQVAMTLASAIGEGAVLTTEGGIETEEATVTMVASEDIEIMEHAGEFVIASQEAEVEVQTVIV; translated from the exons ATGAAGATGACGTGCACAAGTGCGGGCGCTGCCAGGCCGAGTTCACCTCCCTGGAAGAGTTCGTGCAGCACAAGCTGCAGAAGGTCTGTCAGAGGGTCCCCGAGGCTCTGCCTGCGGTGCCGCCGGGCCTCGGCCAGGACGTGCAGAAG GTCGTTCCTTCTGTTGAGGAGTCGATAACTGTTGCTCATATAGTGGTTGAAGCATCTTCAATAGCAGAGGAAATCAGCAACGCCTCTGCTATAGTAG GTAGTGGGCACATCAAAGAAGTCATTGTTGCAGGAGACCACGTTTTTGAAAACCCAAATGGTCACACGGATGGGGAAGTCCCAGAAGAGGCAGGCAACCCTGACGACCCGGAGCAGGATATCTCCACGGAACTGATAAAGGTTAAGCTGCTGGTTAACAAAGAAGGGAGATATGTGTGTGAATTATGCcagaagacatttaaaaca GCCAGCATCCTCAAAGCTCACATGAtcacccacagcagcaggaaggactATGAATGCAAACTCTGTGGAACTTCCTTTAGGACAAAAGGGTCTCTGATCCGACACCATCGGCGTCACACTG ATGAAAGACCTTACAAATGCAAGAAATGTGGGAAGAGCTTCCGGGAATCGGGAGCTTTGACTCGGCACCTCAAATCTCTGACACCCTGCACTGAAAAGATTCGCTTCAACATGAACAAAGAAATAGTGGTCAATAAAGAGGATCTGCCAACag GATCCTCTAGTTCAAACCCAGACACTGTTTCCTCAATAGCGAGTGAGTCCATCGAGAGCTCACCCGTCATTCACCTGGTGACAGATGCAAAAGGCAACGTGCTTCATGAAGTCCACGTCCAAATGCAGGAGCTTCCTGTTGTAGATGCAAAATCCCTGGACCAAGAT CAGTCACATCCTGAGGAGCTGCCATGTGAGGGGGAAGCGACAAGTGAGAACCTGCTGAGGGAGGCCATGAGGAACTCGGGTATCGTGATAGAGCGAGTCGCTGTGGAGGAGATGCAGAAGGCAGACACAGAGCCTGCCGTGGCTGCTGCACCAGGGCTGCAGAATGAAGTGgtggaagcagaagaggagcCATGTGGGGAGCAGTGTGTTGAAGTAGAACAAGCAGAGTCT ACAGATGCAGAAAGAACAAATGGGTACAAAAGTTACGTTTGCCCTCACTGTAACGAAGCCTTCAGTGAAGCTACTTCCCTTGAAACACACATGAAAGGTCATTTAG ATTACAAGCCTTTCAAGTGTGAGGAGTGTGGCAAAGAGTTCACCAAGGGTTACTTGCTAAAGAAGCACCAAGAGGTGCACGTGAACGAGCGGCGTTTCCGCTGTGGAGAGTGTGGGAAGCTCTACAAGACCATTGCACATGTGAAGGGGCATCGACGAGTGCACTCTGATGAGAGGCCCTATTCCTGCCCCAAGTGTGGCAAGCGGTACAAGACAAAG AATGCCCAGCAGGTCCATTTCCGTACACACCTGGAGGACAAGCCCTACGTGTGCCAGTTCTGCAGCCGCGGCTTCCGGGAGAAGGGCTCGCTGGTGCGCCACATCCGCCACCACACCGGAGAGAAGCCTTTCAAGTGCTACCGGTGTGGGAGAGGCTTTGCAGAGCACGGCACCCTCAACAGGCACCTCAAAACCAAAG GTGGCTGCCTCCTTGGTTtgaaggaggtggaggaagtGATGGTGTCTGAGGAGAGCCAGTCTGCTGACAACTTGGCTGCCACGGTCATCTCTGAAGATCCTCACACGGTGCTGGTGGAGTTCTCTTCAGTGGTGGCAGACACTCAGGAGTACATCATCGAG actGCTACTGAAGACATGGAGACCAGTGAAGCTACTGAAATCATAGAGGGAACAAGACATGAG GTCGACAGCCACATTATGAAGGTCGTGCAGCAAATAGTGAATCAAGCAAACTCTGGTCACCAGATCATTGTGCAGAACGTCACCGTGGCAGAGAACTCTGAAGTAACCACTGATGCTGCAGACACCATCACCATCGCCACCCCCGAGAGCCTCACGGAGCAGGTGGCCATGACCCTGGCTTCTGCCATCGGAGAGGGAGCAGTGCTGACCACGGAGGGGGGCATCGAGACAGAAGAGGCGACGGTGACCATGGTGGCATCTGAGGACATTGAAATAATGGAACACGCAGGAGAGTTTGTGATTGCCTCGCAGGAGGCCGAGGTGGAAGTCCAGACTGTGATTGTGTGA